In Macadamia integrifolia cultivar HAES 741 chromosome 13, SCU_Mint_v3, whole genome shotgun sequence, one DNA window encodes the following:
- the LOC122058700 gene encoding inositol transporter 4-like: MEGGVHKPDKTEFRECCLTTWKQPYITRLALSAGIGGFLFGYDTGVISGALLFIRDDFRSVDRNTVLQETIVSMAIAGAIGGAALGGLTNDKLGRKYSILIADVFFMLGAIIMASAWAPWVIIVGRIFVGLGVGIASMTTPLYISEISPARIRGALVSTNGLLLTGGQFLSYILNLAFTKVPGTWRWMLGIAAIPALVQFVLMILLPESPRWLYRKNKKDEAVKILRKIYNPEEVDIEVEALRISIESEIAEESSIGGGNIFSKVRGAWSNVIVRRGLIAGVGCQVAQQFVGINTVMYYSPTIVQLAGFASNNTALALSLITSGLNAIGTILLIFLVDRFGRRRLLIVSTIGMVAALVMLFVVFDQASIHAPAINKLESTTHFGKNATCSSYLTSKDASSWNCMKCLKASSECGFCANGVSNVRPGACLASNTITKGACHGEHREWFTRGCPSNFGIVALFGLAFYIIAYSPGMGTVPWIINSEIYPLRYRGLCGGIAAMANWISNLIVSQTFLTLTEALGSAKTFLLFGCFAFIALFFIYSFVPETKGLPFEELEKMLKGGFKPWPFNRSFRLISNQKKREDQQKIWIRLADFIVFFHLVDYL, encoded by the exons ATGGAGGGTGGTGTTCATAAACCAGATAAAACAGAATTCAGGGAATGTTGTTTGACAACATGGAAGCAACCTTACATCACGCGTCTCGCCCTATCTGCAGGCATTGGAGGATTCCTCTTTGGCTATGACACTG GAGTCATATCTGGTGCTCTTCTTTTTATTCGAGATGATTTTCGATCTGTTGATAGAAATACAGTATTGCAa GAAACCATTGTAAGCATGGCTATCGCAGGAGCTATAGGAGGTGCTGCACTTGGTGGACTGACAAATGACAAGCTTGGACGGAAATATTCGATCTTAATAGCTGATGTCTTCTTCATGCTTGGTGCAATAATCATGGCGTCTGCTTGGGCTCCATGGGTGATAATTGTGGGGAGGATATTTGTGGGATTGGGAGTTGGAATTGCTTCCATGACTACACCTCTATATATTTCAGAAATTTCTCCTGCTAGAATTAGAGGAGCCCTTGTTAGCACAAATGGGTTGCTACTAACAGGAGGGCAATTTTTGTCATACATTCTCAATCTTGCCTTCACAAAG GTACCAGGAACCTGGCGTTGGATGCTTGGAATTGCAGCAATTCCAGCTTTAGTTCAATTCGTATTGATGATACTACTTCCAGAATCCCCTCGGTGGCTCTATAGAAAG aataaaaaagatgaagctgtcaaaattttaaggaaaataTATAACCCTGAAGAAGTAGACATAGAAGTAGAAGCTTTGCGGATATCAATTGAATCTGAAATAGCAGAGGAATCTTCCATTGGCGGTGGTAACATTTTCAGTAAAGTAAGAGGTGCATGGAGTAATGTGATAGTCCGCAGGGGACTTATCGCTGGTGTTGGTTGTCAAGTGGCTCAGCAATTTGTGGGTATCAATACAGTTATGTATTATAGTCCAACCATAGTTCAGTTGGCCGGCTTTGCTTCGAACAATACTGCATTAGCACTCTCTCTCATTACATCAGGTCTCAATGCTATTGGTACCATTTTGTTGATATTCCTTGTTGATAGATTTGGGAGGAGGAGGTTGCTTATTGTTAGTACAATTGGAATGGTGGCTGCCCTTGTGATGTTGTTCGTGGTTTTTGATCAAGCTTCAATCCATGCTCCTGCTATCAATAAATTAGAGTCCACCACCCATTTTGGCAAGAATGCTACATGTTCAAGTTACTTGACTTCCAAGGATGCATCGTCTTGGAACTGCATGAAATGTTTGAAGGCTTCTTCGGAATGTGGGTTTTGTGCTAATGGAGTTAGCAAT GTTAGACCAGGTGCATGTCTAGCTTCGAATACGATTACAAAAGGTGCATGTCATGGGGAGCATCGTGAATGGTTTACTAGAGGTTGCCCAAGCAATTTTGGCATTGTTGCATTGTTCGGGTTAGCATTTTACATCATTGCTTATTCCCCAGGGATGGGAACTGTTCCATGGATCATAAACTCAGAGATATACCCTTTGAGATATAGAGGCCTTTGTGGTGGAATTGCTGCAATGGCTAATTGGATTTCAAACCTCATTGTGAGCCAGACATTCTTAACTTTGACTGAAGCCCTTGGCTCGGCCAAAACTTTTCTGCTGTTTGGTTGCTTCGCTTTCATTGCATTGTTCTTCATCTATTCCTTTGTTCCGGAAACCAAAGGATTGCCATTCGAGGAGCTTGAAAAAATGCTTAAAGGAGGCTTCAAACCCTGGCCCTTCAATAGGTCCTTTCGGTTGATCTCCaaccaaaagaagagagaagaccAGCAGAAAATTTGGATCAGACTAGCTGATTTCATTGTATTTTTCCATTTGGTTGATTATCTATAA